A single window of Gemmatimonadales bacterium DNA harbors:
- the serS gene encoding serine--tRNA ligase: protein MIDLKAFRQDPEGFRIAILRRLDPALPEALDRLGELEREWRGLVAQVEGLKAERNAATEEVARRKRAKQPADDLMVQLKESGERVKQLDGAVRQVEEALLQAALGIPNLPLPIVPDGDATANQVLRAWGEPRQFDFTPRPHWELGEALGLFDLPRGAKLTGSGFPLFTGMGARLVRALANFMLDLHTREHGYREVQPPYLVNRSTATGTGQLPKFEEDMYRTEDDLFLIPTSEVPLTNIHRDEILDAAVLPIAYTAYTPCFRQEAFSHGKDTRGLIRLHQFDKVELVRLVRAETSAAEHELLTQHSETVLRRLGLPYRVLSLAAGDIGFASARTLDLEIWAPGTEAWLEVSSASVFTDFQARRANLRYRPAPGAKPEFVHTLNSSGVAFPRTIIGILEHYQQADGSVVVPESLVPYLGVERLTA, encoded by the coding sequence GTGATTGATCTCAAGGCATTTCGGCAGGATCCGGAGGGGTTTCGCATCGCGATCCTCCGGCGCCTCGATCCCGCGTTGCCGGAAGCGCTCGACCGCCTCGGCGAGCTCGAACGCGAGTGGCGGGGGCTCGTGGCGCAGGTGGAAGGGCTCAAAGCTGAACGAAATGCGGCCACCGAAGAGGTCGCTCGTCGCAAGCGTGCCAAGCAACCGGCGGATGACCTGATGGTCCAGCTCAAAGAGTCGGGCGAACGGGTCAAGCAGCTCGATGGCGCAGTGCGCCAGGTCGAGGAGGCGTTGCTGCAGGCCGCGCTGGGCATTCCGAACCTTCCGTTGCCGATCGTGCCGGACGGTGACGCCACCGCTAATCAGGTGCTCCGGGCCTGGGGCGAACCGCGGCAGTTCGACTTTACCCCCAGACCACACTGGGAACTGGGCGAGGCACTGGGACTCTTCGACCTGCCCCGTGGCGCCAAGCTGACCGGGTCGGGCTTTCCCCTGTTCACTGGGATGGGCGCCCGATTGGTGCGGGCCCTCGCCAACTTCATGCTCGATCTTCACACCCGCGAGCATGGGTACCGGGAGGTCCAGCCGCCCTACCTGGTCAACCGTAGCACGGCCACCGGTACTGGACAGCTGCCCAAGTTCGAAGAGGATATGTATCGGACCGAGGACGACTTGTTTCTCATTCCGACCTCCGAAGTGCCGCTCACCAACATCCATCGTGATGAGATCCTCGATGCTGCTGTGCTGCCGATTGCCTACACGGCCTACACGCCGTGCTTTCGGCAGGAGGCCTTCTCGCACGGCAAGGATACCCGCGGCCTGATTCGTCTCCACCAGTTCGACAAGGTCGAGCTGGTCCGACTGGTTCGAGCGGAAACGAGCGCGGCTGAGCATGAGCTGCTCACCCAGCATTCGGAAACGGTGCTCCGGCGGCTGGGCTTACCCTACCGGGTTCTCTCGCTCGCCGCGGGCGATATCGGGTTTGCCTCGGCACGTACCCTCGATCTCGAGATCTGGGCGCCCGGCACTGAAGCCTGGCTCGAAGTCTCGAGCGCGAGTGTCTTCACCGATTTCCAGGCTCGCCGCGCGAATCTGCGGTATCGTCCCGCGCCTGGCGCCAAACCCGAGTTCGTCCATACCCTCAACTCATCGGGCGTGGCGTTTCCTCGCACGATTATCGGGATCCTCGAACACTATCAGCAGGCGGATGGCTCGGTCGTTGTTCCCGAGTCCCTGGTTCCGTACCTCGGTGTGGAACGCCTGACGGCCTAG
- a CDS encoding roadblock/LC7 domain-containing protein → MISEDGLLIHDMFPADADGEAVAALALALLSQAEQIGHAAGGDATGHVVVELDAGPVVVTRLDRQHSLVVLAEPGRDIGALLFDIRRHRTQLSEAV, encoded by the coding sequence GTGATCAGCGAAGATGGGCTGCTGATTCACGACATGTTCCCGGCGGATGCTGATGGCGAAGCCGTTGCCGCCCTGGCGCTGGCCCTGCTCTCCCAAGCCGAGCAAATCGGTCACGCCGCCGGTGGCGACGCAACCGGCCATGTCGTGGTGGAACTCGACGCCGGACCGGTCGTGGTGACCCGACTCGATCGGCAGCACTCCCTGGTCGTGCTGGCCGAGCCTGGGCGGGACATTGGCGCTCTCCTCTTCGATATCCGCCGGCACCGCACTCAGCTGAGCGAGGCCGTCTGA
- a CDS encoding mannose-1-phosphate guanylyltransferase, translating into MRWAVILAGGSGSRFWPLSTAARPKQLLPLINAQSTAEATLARLEGLVAPERVLLVTGAHLAAPLQAALELPAANVLIEPRARSTAPALLWAAHEAARRDPDAVLLSLHADWYVPDPIPFRDAGNAAFALAEGEPVLVTVGVTPTRPETGYGYIIPGAPLAGGGRRVAAFTEKPSAQRATELIAQGAFWNSGLFAWRSTVLRNEVEEIAPELAAGYAALDRGDVTAFFETVPSVAIDTAVLERSQAVATIEGRFSWDDIGTWEALSRVRPHDDHDNVLVGDVSAVDAARIIAWSERTPIVVSGVSDLVIVEANGRLLILGRGKAADLKTVLDRLEPRIRDI; encoded by the coding sequence ATGCGCTGGGCCGTCATTCTGGCGGGCGGCTCCGGCAGCCGGTTCTGGCCACTGTCGACGGCGGCCCGCCCCAAGCAGCTGCTGCCCCTGATCAATGCGCAGTCCACCGCAGAGGCCACCCTGGCGCGACTCGAGGGCCTGGTTGCGCCCGAACGCGTCCTGCTGGTCACTGGTGCGCACCTGGCGGCGCCGCTCCAGGCAGCCTTGGAACTTCCGGCCGCCAACGTGCTGATCGAACCCCGCGCCCGGTCGACGGCCCCCGCCCTCCTCTGGGCAGCCCACGAAGCGGCGCGTCGGGATCCCGACGCGGTGCTGCTCTCCCTGCATGCCGACTGGTACGTCCCCGATCCGATTCCCTTTCGCGATGCGGGGAACGCCGCGTTTGCGCTCGCCGAAGGCGAGCCGGTTCTGGTAACCGTCGGCGTGACTCCGACCAGGCCGGAAACGGGATACGGTTACATCATTCCCGGAGCGCCCCTGGCAGGCGGCGGTCGCCGGGTTGCCGCCTTCACCGAAAAACCCTCGGCCCAGCGCGCCACCGAGTTGATCGCGCAAGGTGCGTTCTGGAACTCAGGGTTGTTCGCCTGGCGAAGCACCGTGCTGCGCAACGAAGTCGAGGAGATCGCGCCCGAGCTGGCCGCGGGCTATGCGGCACTCGATCGTGGTGACGTGACCGCCTTCTTCGAGACCGTGCCATCCGTCGCCATCGACACGGCGGTCCTGGAGCGCAGCCAGGCGGTCGCTACCATTGAAGGCCGGTTTTCCTGGGACGATATTGGTACCTGGGAGGCCTTGAGCCGGGTGCGTCCGCACGACGATCATGACAACGTGCTGGTCGGCGATGTCTCGGCGGTCGACGCCGCCCGCATCATTGCCTGGAGCGAGCGGACGCCGATCGTGGTGAGCGGCGTCAGCGACCTCGTGATCGTCGAAGCCAACGGCCGGCTCCTGATTCTCGGGCGCGGCAAGGCCGCGGACCTCAAGACTGTGCTCGATCGGCTCGAGCCTCGGATCCGGGACATCTAA